The Mauremys reevesii isolate NIE-2019 linkage group 21, ASM1616193v1, whole genome shotgun sequence genome has a window encoding:
- the CALML6 gene encoding calmodulin-like protein 6 isoform X3, translating to MFDEEGNGLVKTDELEKLMSLMGINPTKRELATMAKEVDKDNKGTLNCDSFLVLMGIYHEKAKNQDEELRAAFKVFDKEHKGYIDWNTLKYVLMNAGEPLNEQEAELMMKEADKDGDGTIDYEEICCHSQCNRKALEKYLFMVWIDIKRLVNKWLSLMQPHCILSDLSAESSRSIQQKEIPIPTHY from the exons ATGTTTGATGAGGAGGGCAATGGGTTAGTGAAAACAGATGAGCTGGAGAAGCTTATGAGCTTGATGGGAATCAACCCAACCAAGAGAGAGCTGGCGACAATGGCAAAGGAGGTGGACAAAGACA ATAAGGGCACCTTGAACTGTGACAGTTTTCTGGTTTTGATGGGCATTTACCATGAAAAGGCTAAAAACCAGGATGAAGAGTTGAGGGCAGCATTCAAGGTCTTTGATAAGGAACACAAAGGCTACATTGATTGGAATACACTCAA GTATGTACTGATGAATGCTGGAGAGCCACTAAATGAACAGGAGGCTGAACTGATGATGAAAGAAGCTGATAAGGATGGAGATGGAACCATTGATTATGAAG AAATCTGCTGCCATTCCCAATGCAACCGGAAAGCACTGGAAAAATATCTGTTCATGGTTTGGATTGACATTAAAAGACTGGTCAATAAGTGGCTGAGTTTAATGCAACCACATTGCATTTTATCTGACCTTTCAGCAGAAAGCAGTAGAAGCATACAGCAGAAAGAGATCCCAATACCAACCCATTATTGA
- the CALML6 gene encoding calmodulin-like protein 6 isoform X5 has translation MPSLAETLTPEQITEYKGVFEMFDEEGNGLVKTDELEKLMSLMGINPTKRELATMAKEVDKDNKGTLNCDSFLVLMGIYHEKAKNQDEELRAAFKVFDKEHKGYIDWNTLKYVLMNAGEPLNEQEAELMMKEADKDGDGTIDYEEFVAMMTGESFKLVQ, from the exons GCTGAGACACTGACACCAGAGCAGATAACAGAGTACAAAGGCGTCTTCGAGATGTTTGATGAGGAGGGCAATGGGTTAGTGAAAACAGATGAGCTGGAGAAGCTTATGAGCTTGATGGGAATCAACCCAACCAAGAGAGAGCTGGCGACAATGGCAAAGGAGGTGGACAAAGACA ATAAGGGCACCTTGAACTGTGACAGTTTTCTGGTTTTGATGGGCATTTACCATGAAAAGGCTAAAAACCAGGATGAAGAGTTGAGGGCAGCATTCAAGGTCTTTGATAAGGAACACAAAGGCTACATTGATTGGAATACACTCAA GTATGTACTGATGAATGCTGGAGAGCCACTAAATGAACAGGAGGCTGAACTGATGATGAAAGAAGCTGATAAGGATGGAGATGGAACCATTGATTATGAAG AGTTTGTGGCCATGATGACTGGAGAATCCTTTAAGCTTGTTCAATAG
- the CALML6 gene encoding calmodulin-like protein 6 isoform X7, whose protein sequence is MPSLAETLTPEQITEYKGVFEMFDEEGNGLVKTDELEKLMSLMGINPTKRELATMAKEVDKDNKGTLNCDSFLVLMGIYHEKAKNQDEELRAAFKVFDKEHKGYIDWNTLKYVLMNAGEPLNEQEAELMMKEADKDGDGTIDYEGG, encoded by the exons GCTGAGACACTGACACCAGAGCAGATAACAGAGTACAAAGGCGTCTTCGAGATGTTTGATGAGGAGGGCAATGGGTTAGTGAAAACAGATGAGCTGGAGAAGCTTATGAGCTTGATGGGAATCAACCCAACCAAGAGAGAGCTGGCGACAATGGCAAAGGAGGTGGACAAAGACA ATAAGGGCACCTTGAACTGTGACAGTTTTCTGGTTTTGATGGGCATTTACCATGAAAAGGCTAAAAACCAGGATGAAGAGTTGAGGGCAGCATTCAAGGTCTTTGATAAGGAACACAAAGGCTACATTGATTGGAATACACTCAA GTATGTACTGATGAATGCTGGAGAGCCACTAAATGAACAGGAGGCTGAACTGATGATGAAAGAAGCTGATAAGGATGGAGATGGAACCATTGATTATGAAG
- the CALML6 gene encoding calmodulin-like protein 6 isoform X1 gives MPSLAETLTPEQITEYKGVFEMFDEEGNGLVKTDELEKLMSLMGINPTKRELATMAKEVDKDNKGTLNCDSFLVLMGIYHEKAKNQDEELRAAFKVFDKEHKGYIDWNTLKYVLMNAGEPLNEQEAELMMKEADKDGDGTIDYEEICCHSQCNRKALEKYLFMVWIDIKRLVNKWLSLMQPHCILSDLSAESSRSIQQKEIPIPTHY, from the exons GCTGAGACACTGACACCAGAGCAGATAACAGAGTACAAAGGCGTCTTCGAGATGTTTGATGAGGAGGGCAATGGGTTAGTGAAAACAGATGAGCTGGAGAAGCTTATGAGCTTGATGGGAATCAACCCAACCAAGAGAGAGCTGGCGACAATGGCAAAGGAGGTGGACAAAGACA ATAAGGGCACCTTGAACTGTGACAGTTTTCTGGTTTTGATGGGCATTTACCATGAAAAGGCTAAAAACCAGGATGAAGAGTTGAGGGCAGCATTCAAGGTCTTTGATAAGGAACACAAAGGCTACATTGATTGGAATACACTCAA GTATGTACTGATGAATGCTGGAGAGCCACTAAATGAACAGGAGGCTGAACTGATGATGAAAGAAGCTGATAAGGATGGAGATGGAACCATTGATTATGAAG AAATCTGCTGCCATTCCCAATGCAACCGGAAAGCACTGGAAAAATATCTGTTCATGGTTTGGATTGACATTAAAAGACTGGTCAATAAGTGGCTGAGTTTAATGCAACCACATTGCATTTTATCTGACCTTTCAGCAGAAAGCAGTAGAAGCATACAGCAGAAAGAGATCCCAATACCAACCCATTATTGA
- the CALML6 gene encoding calmodulin-like protein 6 isoform X4: protein MPSLAETLTPEQITEYKGVFEMFDEEGNGLVKTDELEKLMSLMGINPTKRELATMAKEVDKDNKGTLNCDSFLVLMGIYHEKAKNQDEELRAAFKVFDKEHKGYIDWNTLKYVLMNAGEPLNEQEAELMMKEADKDGDGTIDYEDTFTMMCPRPESEPGLEAGSSWLSALCLDHWTTFLSLI from the exons GCTGAGACACTGACACCAGAGCAGATAACAGAGTACAAAGGCGTCTTCGAGATGTTTGATGAGGAGGGCAATGGGTTAGTGAAAACAGATGAGCTGGAGAAGCTTATGAGCTTGATGGGAATCAACCCAACCAAGAGAGAGCTGGCGACAATGGCAAAGGAGGTGGACAAAGACA ATAAGGGCACCTTGAACTGTGACAGTTTTCTGGTTTTGATGGGCATTTACCATGAAAAGGCTAAAAACCAGGATGAAGAGTTGAGGGCAGCATTCAAGGTCTTTGATAAGGAACACAAAGGCTACATTGATTGGAATACACTCAA GTATGTACTGATGAATGCTGGAGAGCCACTAAATGAACAGGAGGCTGAACTGATGATGAAAGAAGCTGATAAGGATGGAGATGGAACCATTGATTATGAAG ATACCTTCACAATGATGTGCCCAAGGCCAGAAAGTGAGCCAGGATTAGAGGCTGGGAGTTCCTGGCTTTCAGCCCTGTGTTTAGATCATTGGACCACCTTCCTCTCTTTAATATAa
- the CALML6 gene encoding calmodulin-like protein 6 isoform X8 codes for MPSLAETLTPEQITEYKGVFEMFDEEGNGLVKTDELEKLMSLMGINPTKRELATMAKEVDKDNKGTLNCDSFLVLMGIYHEKAKNQDEELRAAFKVFDKEHKGYIDWNTLKYVLMNAGEPLNEQEAELMMKEADKDGDGTIDYEG; via the exons GCTGAGACACTGACACCAGAGCAGATAACAGAGTACAAAGGCGTCTTCGAGATGTTTGATGAGGAGGGCAATGGGTTAGTGAAAACAGATGAGCTGGAGAAGCTTATGAGCTTGATGGGAATCAACCCAACCAAGAGAGAGCTGGCGACAATGGCAAAGGAGGTGGACAAAGACA ATAAGGGCACCTTGAACTGTGACAGTTTTCTGGTTTTGATGGGCATTTACCATGAAAAGGCTAAAAACCAGGATGAAGAGTTGAGGGCAGCATTCAAGGTCTTTGATAAGGAACACAAAGGCTACATTGATTGGAATACACTCAA GTATGTACTGATGAATGCTGGAGAGCCACTAAATGAACAGGAGGCTGAACTGATGATGAAAGAAGCTGATAAGGATGGAGATGGAACCATTGATTATGAAG